A DNA window from Ignavibacteriales bacterium contains the following coding sequences:
- a CDS encoding metallophosphoesterase: MFLGNLNKRNIEIRNIEITIPKGDSKLDVLNIVMASDIHLSPIDGERLLVEIVNKMNSLNPDIILLAGDIVDDKASVLDERNIGKLFKKIKI; the protein is encoded by the coding sequence GTGTTTCTCGGGAATTTAAATAAACGAAATATTGAGATTAGAAATATTGAGATTACGATTCCCAAAGGCGATAGCAAACTTGATGTGCTAAATATTGTAATGGCATCAGATATACATCTTTCTCCTATCGATGGTGAAAGATTATTAGTCGAAATTGTAAATAAAATGAATTCACTTAATCCGGATATTATTTTACTTGCAGGAGATATAGTTGATGATAAAGCAAGCGTATTAGATGAAAGAAATATTGGCAAATTGTTTAAAAAAATTAAGATCTAA
- a CDS encoding alpha/beta hydrolase yields MKTFFCFFMILLFSFYAKAQENNPFTVGFQTSSPSKILGEQRTVWIHIPNSNEGNKNTDKERYPVIYLLDGDANFNTIVSMTEFMSSAGLCPPMIVVGILHPDRMTDLTFGTDEETPGIVGRGEKFMLYLEKELMPYIESIYPTASYKIFIGHSVGGLTVVNTLIHHPYLFNAYVSLDGALWWNNQQIVTETKSILANKNYKGKALFIALANRMEKGMDTLAVQKDTTEGTELIRSNLEFIKDIFKNKTNQLRFQHKYYENDDHSSVRLIGEYDALRFIFDYYKLKIYNSQLDDPNFKLDSILVTHYNNVSEQIGYLIKPDENQVNSLGYYMLNQKQFIKAEALFKLNISNYPETANCYDGLGDLYLAKGDKLKAIESFKKTLTLKAIPETEQKLETLLKEKE; encoded by the coding sequence ATGAAAACATTTTTTTGTTTTTTTATGATATTACTATTTTCTTTCTATGCCAAAGCACAGGAAAACAACCCTTTTACAGTTGGATTTCAAACAAGCTCACCTTCGAAAATATTAGGTGAACAGCGCACAGTTTGGATTCATATTCCAAACAGCAATGAAGGAAATAAAAATACCGATAAAGAACGTTACCCGGTAATTTACTTATTAGACGGAGATGCAAATTTTAATACTATTGTAAGTATGACCGAATTCATGAGTAGCGCAGGTCTTTGTCCGCCAATGATTGTTGTCGGGATATTACATCCTGACCGAATGACAGATCTAACATTTGGTACAGACGAGGAGACTCCAGGTATCGTTGGCAGAGGTGAAAAATTCATGCTCTATTTGGAAAAGGAATTGATGCCATACATCGAATCAATTTACCCAACAGCTTCCTATAAAATATTCATTGGTCACTCTGTTGGCGGACTGACTGTTGTGAACACATTAATTCATCATCCATATTTATTCAACGCTTATGTTTCTCTTGATGGTGCTTTATGGTGGAACAATCAGCAAATTGTAACAGAGACAAAAAGTATTTTAGCAAATAAGAATTATAAAGGGAAAGCCTTATTTATAGCCCTGGCAAACCGAATGGAAAAAGGAATGGATACGCTTGCAGTTCAAAAAGATACTACCGAGGGTACAGAACTTATTCGCAGCAACCTGGAATTCATTAAAGATATTTTCAAAAACAAAACAAATCAATTGCGTTTCCAACATAAATATTATGAAAATGACGATCACAGTTCCGTCCGGTTGATCGGGGAGTATGATGCCCTTCGTTTTATATTTGATTATTATAAACTTAAAATTTATAACAGCCAATTAGACGATCCCAATTTTAAATTGGATTCTATATTAGTAACACATTATAATAACGTTTCAGAACAAATTGGCTATCTCATTAAACCAGATGAAAACCAGGTGAATAGTCTGGGATACTATATGTTGAACCAAAAACAATTTATTAAAGCGGAAGCATTGTTTAAACTAAATATTTCAAACTATCCCGAAACGGCTAATTGTTATGATGGATTGGGAGATTTGTATCTCGCAAAAGGTGATAAATTAAAAGCCATCGAGAGTTTCAAAAAAACGTTGACATTAAAGGCCATCCCCGAAACAGAACAAAAACTTGAAACATTATTGAAAGAAAAGGAATAA
- a CDS encoding DUF4386 domain-containing protein, with protein sequence MTTYEQIATSPRKIALTAGIFYLLTFVSIPTLSLYSSIHDPDYILSPGPDTNVFIGVILELIVALAGIATAVVLYPLLKKQNGSAALGLVGSRILEAGTIFAGAAFLLSAVTLRQSGVGADGLVTGRTLVYLYDRIFLVGQSFIPAVNDALLGYLLYKSRLVPGTLSLIGLVGAPLLITGDIAVLFGFIGQHDPLTGLFAVAVALFEFALGIWLVVKGFDKTSPLILAAETNH encoded by the coding sequence ATGACCACTTATGAACAAATTGCAACCTCCCCTAGAAAAATTGCTTTGACTGCTGGGATTTTCTATTTACTCACTTTTGTTTCAATCCCAACTTTATCACTTTATAGTTCGATACACGATCCTGACTACATTCTTAGTCCAGGACCCGATACAAATGTTTTCATCGGCGTAATTCTGGAACTAATAGTGGCATTAGCAGGAATTGCTACTGCTGTTGTGCTTTACCCGTTGCTCAAGAAGCAAAACGGAAGTGCTGCATTAGGCCTCGTCGGTTCAAGAATTTTGGAAGCCGGAACAATCTTCGCCGGTGCTGCGTTCCTCCTATCAGCAGTTACCTTAAGACAATCTGGAGTCGGTGCAGATGGTTTGGTTACTGGGCGTACTCTGGTTTACTTGTACGACCGAATATTTCTGGTTGGGCAAAGTTTTATACCAGCAGTGAATGATGCCTTATTGGGTTATCTGTTGTACAAATCGCGCTTAGTACCTGGCACTTTATCACTAATTGGGTTGGTAGGAGCGCCACTACTTATTACTGGCGATATAGCAGTGCTGTTCGGTTTCATAGGGCAACATGACCCTTTGACAGGACTTTTCGCAGTAGCTGTTGCACTATTCGAATTTGCACTGGGCATCTGGTTAGTTGTTAAAGGATTCGATAAAACATCCCCTTTAATATTGGCTGCTGAAACAAATCATTGA
- a CDS encoding DUF2938 domain-containing protein, whose product MYNVLKIVLIGIGATLTVDIWIYVLGLFNIKSLDYRFVGRWIGNFPKGKFFHQNIIATEPVKGELVIGWIAHYVIGINFAFFLFLFCGKEWIQNPQIYSAVFWGILTVVAPLFIMQPAFGFGIASSNLSKPNIRRIKSLLTHLIYGIGLYIAAFLVKQF is encoded by the coding sequence ATGTATAACGTATTAAAAATTGTACTAATTGGCATAGGAGCTACGCTTACAGTTGATATCTGGATTTATGTTTTAGGTCTATTTAATATTAAAAGCTTGGATTATCGTTTTGTTGGGCGTTGGATAGGCAATTTTCCAAAGGGTAAGTTTTTTCATCAAAACATAATAGCAACTGAACCTGTTAAGGGAGAATTAGTTATTGGGTGGATTGCACATTATGTTATAGGTATCAATTTTGCATTTTTTCTTTTTCTATTTTGTGGTAAAGAATGGATTCAAAATCCCCAAATTTATTCTGCAGTTTTTTGGGGAATACTTACCGTAGTAGCCCCACTATTTATTATGCAGCCAGCCTTTGGTTTTGGAATTGCATCATCAAATCTATCCAAACCGAACATTAGAAGAATAAAAAGTTTATTGACCCATCTTATTTATGGGATCGGGTTGTATATCGCGGCATTTCTAGTTAAACAGTTCTAA
- a CDS encoding helix-turn-helix transcriptional regulator, with the protein MPIRNINVIPDSINLSEKFRIRTVQEVQTEQKLIQDTHRHDYYFILALIKGKGKHTIDFIKYEVTDYSIFFMRPGQVHQLSLEKGCTGFLMQFSKDFYRPGNKTDQQLLRSASNKNFCKLDLKKSKNLFNVLSYIYKEYIEKEKMYFDIIKANLSIFFVELTRYRENQIKPENKNTMFTHERLDEFLELLENNISKNKQVSEYANMLNLSTFQLNSMTKSNLGKTCSTLIDQQIILEAKRYLLATTEQVKEIAYNLGYEDVSYFIRFFKKHTGQTPEVYRTNFT; encoded by the coding sequence ATACCTATCAGAAATATTAATGTAATTCCAGATAGTATAAATTTATCAGAGAAATTTAGAATTAGAACTGTACAAGAAGTACAAACTGAACAGAAACTAATACAAGATACCCACAGACACGATTATTATTTTATTTTAGCACTAATCAAAGGTAAGGGAAAACATACAATAGATTTTATAAAATATGAGGTAACCGACTATTCTATTTTTTTTATGCGGCCAGGTCAAGTGCATCAGCTTTCCTTAGAAAAAGGATGTACAGGGTTCTTAATGCAATTCAGTAAGGATTTCTATCGACCTGGAAACAAAACTGATCAACAGTTATTACGTAGTGCAAGTAATAAAAATTTTTGTAAGCTAGATTTAAAGAAATCTAAGAATCTTTTTAATGTCTTAAGCTACATTTATAAAGAATATATTGAGAAAGAAAAAATGTATTTTGATATTATAAAAGCTAATCTCAGTATTTTCTTTGTCGAGCTTACAAGATATCGAGAAAACCAAATCAAGCCGGAAAATAAAAACACAATGTTTACACATGAGCGGCTGGATGAATTTTTAGAACTGTTGGAGAATAATATTTCTAAGAATAAGCAGGTATCAGAATATGCCAACATGCTAAATCTTTCTACATTTCAGCTTAACTCAATGACAAAATCAAATCTGGGCAAAACTTGTTCAACACTGATTGACCAACAAATTATTTTAGAGGCCAAAAGATATTTGCTTGCAACAACAGAACAGGTTAAAGAAATCGCATATAATCTGGGCTACGAAGATGTTTCTTATTTTATACGATTTTTCAAAAAACACACCGGACAAACGCCAGAGGTCTATAGAACCAATTTTACATAA
- a CDS encoding TrpB-like pyridoxal phosphate-dependent enzyme, with protein MSASKKILLNESEMPQNYYNIQADMPNPMLPPLHPGTKQPIGPEDLAALFPMELIKQEVSKERYIEIPDEVRNIYKLYRPTPLYRAFELEKLLDTPAKIYYKYEGVSPAGSHKPNTAIAQAFYNKMEGAKGLTTETGAGQWGSALSFACHKFGLSCEVYMVKISYDQKPYRKVMMNTWGATVIASPSRNTNSGRTILEQDPNSPGSLGIAISEAVERAATTEGINYALGSVLNHVLLHQTVIGQEAIKQLEMTGDFPDIVVAPFGGGSNFAGIAFPFLRYNFQEGKNVRCIAVEPASCPKLTKGEFRYDFGDTVGLTPLIPMYTLGHTFVPEPIHAGGLRYHGAGAIISQLLKDKLIEASAIAQLECFEAGVKFAQTEGIIPAPEATHGIAQVIREAQKAKVEGKQKTILFNLCGHGYFDMSAYQAYFNGELQDHELTDKELYSALRELDTPIAV; from the coding sequence ATGAGTGCATCAAAAAAAATTCTGTTAAATGAATCTGAAATGCCGCAAAACTATTATAACATTCAGGCAGATATGCCGAATCCGATGCTTCCGCCTTTGCATCCCGGAACAAAGCAGCCAATTGGACCGGAAGATTTAGCAGCATTGTTTCCAATGGAATTAATTAAACAGGAAGTTTCAAAAGAAAGATATATTGAAATTCCCGATGAAGTAAGGAATATTTATAAACTATATCGCCCAACTCCGCTTTACCGCGCTTTCGAATTAGAAAAGTTACTCGATACTCCGGCAAAAATTTATTATAAGTATGAAGGTGTAAGTCCTGCAGGCTCACATAAACCTAATACAGCAATTGCACAAGCATTTTATAACAAGATGGAAGGCGCAAAAGGATTAACAACTGAAACAGGCGCGGGACAATGGGGAAGTGCGTTAAGCTTTGCTTGTCATAAATTCGGTTTAAGCTGTGAAGTATATATGGTGAAGATCAGTTATGATCAAAAACCTTACAGAAAAGTTATGATGAACACATGGGGTGCAACTGTTATTGCATCACCAAGCAGAAATACAAATTCCGGCAGAACAATTTTAGAGCAGGATCCAAATTCTCCCGGCAGTTTAGGTATTGCAATTTCAGAAGCTGTTGAAAGAGCGGCCACAACAGAAGGCATAAATTACGCTCTTGGAAGCGTGCTTAATCACGTTCTTCTGCATCAGACAGTAATTGGACAGGAAGCTATAAAGCAATTAGAAATGACTGGTGATTTTCCTGATATTGTGGTTGCTCCATTTGGCGGCGGCTCAAACTTTGCGGGAATCGCATTTCCATTTCTTCGCTACAATTTTCAGGAAGGAAAAAATGTTCGCTGCATTGCTGTTGAGCCTGCATCATGTCCAAAACTTACTAAGGGAGAATTCAGATATGATTTTGGTGATACAGTTGGATTAACTCCGCTGATTCCAATGTACACGCTTGGTCATACATTCGTTCCGGAGCCTATTCATGCTGGTGGACTGCGTTATCACGGTGCTGGTGCAATTATCAGTCAATTACTAAAAGATAAATTAATTGAAGCATCAGCAATTGCTCAGCTTGAATGTTTTGAAGCTGGAGTAAAGTTTGCACAAACAGAAGGAATTATTCCTGCTCCCGAAGCAACTCACGGAATTGCGCAAGTAATTCGCGAAGCACAAAAAGCAAAGGTCGAAGGAAAACAAAAAACAATATTATTTAATCTTTGCGGGCATGGTTATTTTGATATGAGTGCTTATCAGGCTTACTTTAATGGCGAGTTGCAGGATCACGAGTTAACAGACAAGGAACTTTATTCTGCACTTAGAGAACTTGATACTCCAATTGCTGTCTAA
- a CDS encoding M48 family metallopeptidase, with protein sequence MKLLKVFVPIILLAFTVYYCATVPITGRSQLNLISASEINSMSFAQYSEFLKTNTLSSNKTDIDMVKRVGLKIQKAVETYFAQKNLSKELEGYQWEFNVVESPEVNAWCMPGGKVVVYTGILPITKDETGLAVVMGHEIAHAIAQHGGERMSQGLLQQLGGVALSVALKNEPETTQNIFMTAYGVGTTVGVMLPFSRTHESEADHLGLIFMAMAGYNPNAAVDFWTRMAAQGGGKPPEWLSTHPSDETRIADIKKHLPEALQYYQK encoded by the coding sequence ATGAAGTTACTTAAAGTATTTGTTCCGATTATTTTGCTGGCATTTACAGTTTATTATTGTGCTACCGTTCCAATTACAGGCAGATCGCAATTAAACCTTATTTCTGCAAGCGAAATTAACTCAATGAGTTTTGCACAATATAGTGAGTTTCTAAAAACCAACACACTTAGTTCAAACAAAACAGATATTGATATGGTAAAACGTGTCGGGTTAAAAATACAAAAGGCTGTTGAAACTTATTTTGCACAAAAAAATTTATCTAAAGAACTTGAAGGATATCAGTGGGAATTTAATGTGGTTGAAAGCCCTGAAGTAAACGCTTGGTGTATGCCCGGCGGCAAAGTTGTTGTTTACACAGGAATTCTTCCTATAACCAAAGATGAAACAGGATTGGCAGTGGTGATGGGACACGAAATTGCACATGCAATAGCACAGCACGGCGGCGAAAGAATGAGCCAGGGTTTATTACAGCAGCTTGGCGGAGTAGCCCTTTCTGTTGCTTTAAAAAACGAACCTGAAACGACACAAAATATTTTTATGACAGCTTATGGAGTTGGAACTACTGTCGGTGTTATGCTTCCATTCAGTAGAACACACGAAAGTGAAGCTGATCATTTAGGATTAATCTTTATGGCTATGGCAGGATATAATCCAAATGCCGCAGTAGATTTTTGGACAAGAATGGCTGCACAAGGCGGAGGAAAACCACCGGAATGGTTAAGTACTCATCCCTCTGATGAAACAAGAATTGCAGATATTAAAAAACATTTACCAGAAGCATTACAGTATTATCAAAAATAA
- a CDS encoding T9SS type A sorting domain-containing protein, producing MRRSILFFAVIIFQFLTSLVFAQVSQQWVERFTSDSTLDESVNDMFVDEQGNFYVTGSQKGPSQSQLEAVTVKYNSNGVQQWIQNYHAPLNNGAFGRAIHVDDVGNVYVTGENAIVSGGANEALIIKYNSVGTQLWSYRFQYIQGLYCGGYDIVTDADGNIYVTGEYYTGVNFLNNIFLAKFDLNGNIVNQIFYNSGSEGGRKIALDGTGKIIVGGYVNDNDSLSFIALKYEQNLDFVWASRWGLNVGNQNVIDMTIDNNNNIILAGTSNLDYEIVKIDPSGIVQWSKLYNSPAGWDYCKGVVNDDIGNIYVTGETGTLGFPLSYKITTIKYSPDGNEIWVNKFDSDTTYTDGYAGYNIAIDNFANVYVIGQKYSSSDITTIKYNSEGSFQWAINYNGPSNSLDIPVAIGVDLNGNVYSTGKSLDFTTGYDIVIIKYVQSPTSVDRESNIPNSFSLEQNYPNPFNPSTSIQYAISSKQFVTLKVFDVLGKEIATLVNEEKSAGSYEVNFNASQFSSGVYFYELQTGSFVETRKMILLK from the coding sequence ATGAGAAGGTCTATATTGTTTTTTGCTGTAATCATCTTTCAATTCTTAACAAGTTTGGTTTTTGCTCAAGTATCACAACAGTGGGTCGAAAGATTTACCTCTGACAGCACTCTTGATGAGTCTGTAAATGATATGTTCGTTGATGAGCAAGGAAACTTTTATGTTACGGGCTCACAAAAAGGCCCATCCCAATCTCAGCTTGAAGCCGTAACAGTTAAATACAATTCTAATGGTGTTCAACAATGGATTCAAAACTATCATGCACCATTGAATAATGGCGCATTCGGGAGAGCAATTCATGTTGATGATGTTGGAAACGTTTATGTTACAGGTGAAAATGCAATAGTATCCGGTGGTGCTAATGAGGCACTTATTATTAAATACAATTCCGTTGGAACACAGCTGTGGTCCTACAGATTCCAATATATACAAGGTCTATATTGTGGTGGATACGATATAGTCACGGATGCTGATGGAAATATTTATGTGACAGGAGAATACTATACAGGCGTTAACTTTCTAAATAATATATTTCTTGCAAAGTTTGATCTTAACGGAAACATAGTCAATCAAATCTTTTATAATTCTGGTAGTGAGGGTGGAAGAAAAATTGCTTTAGATGGTACCGGTAAAATTATTGTTGGTGGATATGTAAATGATAATGACTCGCTTTCTTTTATAGCTTTAAAATATGAACAAAATCTTGACTTTGTGTGGGCATCAAGATGGGGATTGAATGTTGGGAACCAAAACGTTATCGATATGACCATTGATAATAATAATAATATTATTCTAGCAGGAACATCAAACCTTGATTATGAAATAGTAAAGATAGACCCCTCAGGCATTGTGCAATGGAGTAAACTTTACAACTCACCTGCAGGTTGGGATTATTGCAAAGGAGTTGTAAATGATGATATCGGAAATATTTATGTTACAGGTGAAACAGGTACTTTAGGATTTCCACTTTCTTATAAAATTACAACAATAAAATACAGTCCAGATGGAAATGAAATTTGGGTAAACAAATTTGACAGTGATACTACTTATACCGATGGATACGCTGGTTACAATATTGCAATTGATAATTTTGCAAATGTCTATGTTATTGGGCAGAAATACAGCAGTTCAGACATTACAACAATAAAGTATAATTCTGAGGGCAGCTTTCAATGGGCTATTAATTATAACGGACCAAGCAATAGTCTGGATATTCCAGTAGCTATTGGAGTGGATCTAAATGGTAATGTCTATTCAACAGGTAAAAGCTTGGATTTTACTACCGGATATGATATTGTAATAATTAAGTATGTTCAGTCTCCAACTTCAGTCGATAGAGAAAGTAATATTCCGAATTCGTTCTCTTTAGAACAGAATTATCCAAATCCATTTAACCCAAGCACCAGTATTCAGTATGCAATAAGCAGTAAGCAATTTGTAACGCTTAAGGTTTTTGATGTTTTAGGTAAAGAAATTGCAACACTTGTTAATGAAGAAAAAAGTGCAGGAAGTTATGAAGTTAATTTTAATGCCTCACAATTCTCATCAGGAGTTTATTTCTATGAGCTGCAGACAGGTTCTTTCGTTGAAACGAGAAAGATGATTTTGCTAAAATAA
- a CDS encoding serine/threonine protein kinase — protein MDQDKFLKAKQLFEDAINLNSSLRKVFLDEKCGGDLELKKEVYSLLHSLENTVDFLEKPITISQNSNEFFSDPYIGKQIGCYIIDGEAGVGGMGIVYTGKRNDQEFEQKVAIKILKHGISSEYLLKRFQIERQTLANLQHQNIARLLDGGRTNEGLPYLVMEFVDGIPITECCNQKKYHIEEKLKLFREVCNAVQYAHQNLVIHRDLKPGNILVTKDGVPKLLDFGIAKLIDDELEENNEALTRTGVWHLTPEYASPEQIKGEKITTASDIYSLGVLLYQILTGKQPYKISTNSPAAISKIITEEKVQLPSESVKQIHLVNTENKKNNPEKFSHLLKGDLDNIVFKAMHKDPSRRYVSVEQFSEDIKKHLVGLPVIAQKDTARYRLSKFIQRHKVGFVSSVGFVVFLIASFIAIIWQANIAAHERDNAKSETKKVEAVNMFLQDMLSSVDPTEIGKDVKVYDVLKKASDDVGNNFVGHPGIEAAVRKTIGKTLVGLGEYNEAKSHLLKSLELNNNAYRKESFQSAESLHELALLYDWDGDFNLSDSLYRTSISLFRKNKNSPPRSFASVLNDYATLKQEQDKFPESIDLLNEAYKIYLNNFGEKDRDVASVFNNLGISYESLNKLDKAENYYRRSLELYLELYGQNRPEIATLYNNLAYVYISKDNLIKAEEYFKKSLELKIKTLGKKHSLVGLAYTNLGALQYTMKNYKASESNLLSAFENFKTSLNKNHVWLGLADFWYSKILIEQSRYEDAEIYLRKSLTIYNSNYSQDHPNLISTYSELGIVKFYQKKYNEAEKLLVDGYEKIKKIKGEKNFNTIRVLDYLVKFYEKTNNPSKLAYYKAILSTTSK, from the coding sequence TTGGATCAGGATAAGTTTTTAAAAGCTAAGCAACTTTTTGAAGATGCAATAAATCTTAACTCATCTCTGCGAAAAGTATTTCTTGACGAAAAATGTGGTGGTGATCTAGAATTAAAGAAAGAAGTTTATTCATTATTACACTCCCTTGAAAACACAGTTGATTTTTTAGAAAAACCAATAACAATTTCACAAAATAGTAATGAATTTTTTTCCGATCCTTATATCGGAAAACAAATCGGCTGCTATATAATTGATGGCGAAGCAGGTGTTGGGGGAATGGGAATTGTTTACACGGGGAAAAGAAATGATCAAGAATTTGAACAAAAAGTTGCTATTAAAATATTAAAACACGGTATCTCTTCAGAATATCTATTAAAAAGATTCCAGATTGAAAGACAAACACTTGCAAACCTTCAGCATCAGAACATTGCAAGACTTTTAGATGGCGGCAGAACAAATGAAGGTCTTCCCTATCTTGTTATGGAGTTTGTTGACGGAATTCCCATTACTGAATGTTGCAATCAAAAAAAATATCATATAGAAGAAAAGCTAAAATTATTTCGAGAAGTATGTAATGCCGTTCAATATGCTCATCAGAATCTTGTGATTCATCGTGATCTTAAACCTGGAAATATTTTAGTTACTAAAGATGGTGTTCCAAAACTCTTGGATTTTGGTATTGCAAAACTTATTGATGATGAGTTAGAAGAAAATAACGAAGCATTAACTCGGACTGGAGTTTGGCATCTTACTCCGGAGTATGCTAGTCCTGAACAAATTAAGGGAGAAAAAATCACAACGGCTAGTGATATTTATTCACTTGGGGTTTTGCTTTACCAAATCTTAACCGGTAAGCAACCTTATAAAATATCAACAAATTCTCCCGCGGCTATAAGCAAAATTATTACTGAAGAAAAAGTTCAGCTTCCGAGTGAAAGTGTAAAACAAATCCATTTAGTAAATACAGAAAACAAAAAAAATAATCCTGAAAAATTTTCACATTTGTTAAAAGGAGATTTGGATAACATTGTATTTAAAGCAATGCATAAAGATCCTTCAAGAAGATATGTTTCGGTTGAACAGTTCTCTGAAGATATTAAAAAACATCTTGTGGGCTTACCAGTTATCGCGCAAAAAGATACTGCCAGATATAGACTATCAAAGTTCATTCAAAGACATAAAGTTGGATTTGTTTCTTCGGTTGGATTTGTTGTTTTTTTGATTGCAAGTTTTATTGCAATTATCTGGCAGGCAAATATAGCTGCACACGAAAGGGATAATGCAAAATCTGAAACAAAAAAAGTTGAAGCTGTAAATATGTTTTTGCAGGATATGCTCTCTTCAGTAGACCCAACAGAAATTGGTAAGGATGTAAAAGTTTATGATGTTTTAAAAAAGGCTTCCGACGATGTTGGAAATAATTTTGTCGGTCATCCAGGAATTGAAGCAGCAGTTAGAAAAACGATAGGAAAAACCTTAGTCGGTCTGGGTGAATATAATGAGGCAAAGTCTCATCTGCTAAAATCTTTGGAACTGAATAATAACGCTTATAGAAAAGAAAGCTTTCAAAGCGCTGAAAGTTTACATGAGCTTGCTCTGCTTTATGATTGGGATGGCGATTTTAATTTATCGGATTCATTGTATAGAACTAGCATTTCACTCTTTAGAAAAAACAAAAACTCACCACCTCGTTCTTTTGCAAGTGTACTAAATGATTATGCAACTTTAAAACAGGAACAAGATAAATTTCCAGAATCTATAGATCTGCTTAATGAAGCATATAAAATATATTTGAATAATTTTGGTGAGAAGGATAGAGATGTTGCTAGTGTTTTTAATAATTTAGGCATCTCTTATGAGTCATTAAATAAACTTGATAAAGCAGAAAATTATTATAGAAGATCACTTGAGCTATACTTGGAGCTTTATGGTCAAAATCGCCCTGAAATAGCAACACTATATAACAACTTAGCATACGTTTACATTAGTAAAGATAATTTGATCAAAGCTGAAGAGTACTTTAAAAAATCACTTGAATTAAAAATTAAGACTTTAGGCAAAAAACACTCGCTTGTGGGTTTAGCGTACACAAACCTTGGGGCACTTCAGTATACAATGAAAAATTACAAGGCATCAGAATCAAATTTACTTTCAGCATTCGAGAATTTTAAAACCTCGCTGAACAAAAACCATGTTTGGTTAGGTTTGGCTGATTTTTGGTACAGCAAAATACTTATTGAACAATCTAGATACGAAGACGCTGAAATTTATTTAAGAAAATCACTTACCATCTATAATAGTAATTATTCGCAAGATCATCCTAATCTTATTTCAACTTATTCAGAGTTAGGAATCGTAAAGTTTTATCAAAAGAAATACAACGAAGCAGAAAAATTACTTGTCGATGGATATGAAAAGATAAAAAAAATAAAAGGTGAGAAAAATTTTAACACTATTAGAGTACTTGATTATCTTGTTAAATTTTACGAAAAAACAAACAATCCATCAAAATTAGCTTACTATAAAGCTATTCTAAGTACTACTTCAAAGTAG
- a CDS encoding sigma-70 family RNA polymerase sigma factor, translating to MLELTQQNVTLLLQDCIKGKKGAVDELLPHVYSELRRISSKYLHDEYRKHTLQTTELVHEAYIKLVGDQNISWQNRAHFFGIAAQSMRQILVDHARKRKSSKRGDGKANISLDDVLETSDKSDEQILALDEALKKLELKDQRSSKLVELRYFSGLTIEETAEALHISPATAKRDWNFAKAWLYREITSI from the coding sequence ATGCTTGAACTTACTCAGCAGAACGTGACATTATTACTACAGGATTGCATCAAAGGTAAAAAGGGTGCAGTTGATGAATTACTGCCTCACGTTTACAGCGAATTAAGAAGAATTTCATCCAAGTATCTGCACGACGAATATCGCAAACACACCCTTCAAACTACCGAACTTGTTCATGAGGCTTACATAAAATTGGTTGGAGATCAGAATATTTCCTGGCAGAATAGAGCGCATTTTTTTGGAATAGCCGCACAATCAATGAGACAAATTCTTGTTGATCATGCTCGAAAAAGAAAATCATCAAAACGTGGTGATGGCAAAGCAAATATTTCACTTGATGATGTTCTAGAAACTTCCGATAAATCCGATGAACAAATTCTTGCCCTTGATGAAGCTTTAAAAAAATTAGAATTAAAGGATCAACGTTCTAGTAAGCTTGTTGAGTTAAGATATTTTTCTGGCCTAACAATCGAGGAAACAGCAGAAGCACTCCATATATCCCCTGCGACAGCAAAGCGAGACTGGAATTTTGCAAAAGCATGGTTGTACAGAGAAATTACCAGCATTTAA